The window GAATTACAAACGAAGTAGAAGATGTAACGTGGGTAACATATGCAATTTCAAGCAAGCCTCCTGCAACAATTGAACCTCAATAAAACGAAACCTCATTGGAGTAGACTTGGTAAAAACTTTATTGAAAAAATAAATAGTGAAATTGAAACATACTTTGAGTATATGTTTTAGATAGATTTTTTATCATATGTATTAAACTGAAAACATTGGATATTCCTACTATAGAAAAATACGATTCACAAAAAATGTATAAAATATATGATAAATGGCCAGAGATTGCACGAGAATCGTATGAATCCATCCAAGAACCAATTAATTTTAACAGTATTGATCACATAGTATTTGCTGGAATGGGAGGTTCTGGAGCTATAGGAGATGTATTTTCAGCTATTTTATCAAAAACAAAAACACATGTTAATGTTGTAAAGGGGTATAATTTACCTCAGACAGTGGATTCCAATACATTAGTGATTATTGTTAGTGTATCTGGTAATACAACTGAAACACTTTCTGTTTTAGATTCTGCTTATAAGATGAAAAGCAAGATTGTTGTATTTTCTTCAGGAGGTAAAATATTAGAGTATTGTAGAAAAAATAAAATAGAATATAGAACTATTCCACAATATCATTCTCCACGAGCTTCATTTACATCATATTTGTATACCATGCTAAACGTATTACAAACAACACTGGAAATAAAACGAGAAGATATTTCTGAATCTATAAAGAAGCTAGAAGAAATTAGTAAAAAAATTAATTCATCAAATTTAACTGATGATAATCCATCTCTCAATCTAGCAAAATGGATTAAAAATATTCCCATAATTTACTATCCGTTTGGATTACAATCTGCTGCAATCAGATTCAAGAATTCACTTCAAGAAAATGTAAAGATACATGCTTTTACTGAAGATGTAATAGAAACTTGTCATAATGGAATTGTATCATGGGAAAAGAAATCAGGCATCATACCTATTTTAATTGAGGGTCAAGATGACCATATCAGAACTAAGGAGAGATGGAAAATTCTTAAAGGATTTTTACAGCAAAATAAAATTGAATATAGAGAAGTAATGTCAGTTAATGGAAGCATAATAACGAAAATAATCAATTTAATTTATTTATTGGATTATACCACAATATACAAAGCTATTTTGGATGGAATTGATCCAACTCCTGTCAAATCAATTGATTACATAAAGAATAGATTATGACATTATAAAAAAAAGATAAATTTTTGTCAAAATCAGTTATAGAAAAAATTAGAAATCCACCATAAAATTTCATGAAAATTTTCTGTAACAATTGAACGTAAACTATCTATTAAACCTTGAATAGATATTTTTTGATATAGTATTGACTTTCGTAAGAAATTATACAGATATGAAAAATATAATTATATAGTGAAATTAAATTTTAAACAATGATATGAATATCGATGTTTTTGTATTAGCTAGATTAGGTAGTTCAAGATTACCTAAAAAACATTTTAAAGAAATAATTGGTAAACCAGCAATTTTTCATTTGATTTATAGAATTAAAAAAGCAAAAAAAATCAGAAAAATAATCGTGTGTACAACAGATTTAAAATCAGATGATGAGTTAGTTGACTATCTTAAGAAAGAAAATATTGATGTTTTTAGAGGCAATAGTAATGATATAATTAAAAGAATTTTAGATGCTGCAGAATTATATCACACAGATATCATAATTGATGTTGAAGGAGATAAAATATACACCGATCCAAAATATATTGACATAATTGCAGATGAATTTAAAAAATCACAGTTGGATTATATTACAGGAAATGATTCATTGACAAAATTTAATCCTAGTCATGGAGTTCATGGAATCATTCCAGCAGGATTTAGTGTAGATGCGATTAAAAAAATGTACAATCTTAAAAAAACAGATAATACTGAAACTGGATATAGAGAATATTTTTTGGGAGGGGAATTCAAAGTGAAATATCTAGTTCCTCAACATATTGAAAAATTTTCAAAAAATTTAAGATTATTTTTAGATTATCCTGAAGATTTGGAAATGGCAAGAGCGATTTTTAAAGAATTAGGAAATGATTTTGATATGGAATCTCTTTTAGATTTTCTTGAAAAAAAACCAGAGATATTAGAAATTACAAAATCTGCTGTAAAACTTTGGTTAGAAAATTATGAGGATAAAAAAACAAATTTTATTTAATTTATCATCATAAAAAATAATCAATAAGAAACAAAATTAAATTTCAATCATTTTTTTATCACTAATAGGATGACCTATATGAATTCCGTTAATTATTTCTCCATATTGAGGAGGATGGTATAATTCATCAATATCTTTGATGTAGAAATTCTTTAAGAGGTCACTTTTACAAAAAAATGCATTTACACCATTACTGTCACATCCAACTAGAGTGTATCCCTTTTTAGAACCCAAATTTTTTAATGCTAAAAGGCTGGCCCCAAAATAATTTGTACCATCCCATATAGCTTCGGGATCATATGGGACAACTTTACTTTCTGTTGGAAGAATGGAAGAATTGTATTCAATAATCACTACACGCGGGGAATAATCAACGATTGATTTCCATACCCAATAATCATTATAATCTATATCAATAGATAATAAATCAAAAACGATTGGGACATTATATTTTTTAAATAAATTTTGTATGTTTTCAGCCGTTACACGTTCATGTTTTATATCAAGATTAAAATTCTTTGAACGTTTTTTTCTATTAATAATTTTTTTAATAAATGCTACATATTTCTGGATATTTTTTTTTAATCCAAGTTTTCTAATAGACCACGCTTTCTTAACTATATTTGATAGTTGAATTTTTTGATCAGAGCCATAATCCATCATAAGACCTTTCCAGTTTTTTTTTTCTAAAAGAAATACAGTATTACTTTCAAAACCATCACCAACACCAAACTCTACAGAAAATTTGTTTGTCGTTCCTATTTTTGAAAAAATGTATTCGATAATTCCATCTTCACCATTTTGGGAATAAATTTTCTTTTCATGTTGATTGATGTTAAATTCACTTTCCAAGGTCATGACAATATTCAAAGAATGCAGCTTAAAAATTTAGTTAAATGATTTTTTAAATTATGATAATTAAGATGAACTACAGTTCATCTAAGCCTAATTCTTCATCTTTGTTTTTTGATCTATAAATCATAAAAGACCCTTTAGCGCCAGAATTTACTACAAATTCCTCAAATTCTTCAGGAGTTAATTCTCTTTTGAATTCTGTTTTTACTTCATCAGAATATAAGTCTGATTTGATTTTTTTAAAATTAGTTTTCAATTTATTATTATAAATATCAATTATGTATTTAGATATTGTTATTTTATAACTAATTTGTAAATGA is drawn from Candidatus Nitrosarchaeum limnium SFB1 and contains these coding sequences:
- a CDS encoding RpiR family transcription regulator, whose translation is MYKIYDKWPEIARESYESIQEPINFNSIDHIVFAGMGGSGAIGDVFSAILSKTKTHVNVVKGYNLPQTVDSNTLVIIVSVSGNTTETLSVLDSAYKMKSKIVVFSSGGKILEYCRKNKIEYRTIPQYHSPRASFTSYLYTMLNVLQTTLEIKREDISESIKKLEEISKKINSSNLTDDNPSLNLAKWIKNIPIIYYPFGLQSAAIRFKNSLQENVKIHAFTEDVIETCHNGIVSWEKKSGIIPILIEGQDDHIRTKERWKILKGFLQQNKIEYREVMSVNGSIITKIINLIYLLDYTTIYKAILDGIDPTPVKSIDYIKNRL
- a CDS encoding acylneuraminate cytidylyltransferase; the encoded protein is MNIDVFVLARLGSSRLPKKHFKEIIGKPAIFHLIYRIKKAKKIRKIIVCTTDLKSDDELVDYLKKENIDVFRGNSNDIIKRILDAAELYHTDIIIDVEGDKIYTDPKYIDIIADEFKKSQLDYITGNDSLTKFNPSHGVHGIIPAGFSVDAIKKMYNLKKTDNTETGYREYFLGGEFKVKYLVPQHIEKFSKNLRLFLDYPEDLEMARAIFKELGNDFDMESLLDFLEKKPEILEITKSAVKLWLENYEDKKTNFI
- a CDS encoding hypothetical protein (hypothetical protein BBR47_17560), encoding MTLESEFNINQHEKKIYSQNGEDGIIEYIFSKIGTTNKFSVEFGVGDGFESNTVFLLEKKNWKGLMMDYGSDQKIQLSNIVKKAWSIRKLGLKKNIQKYVAFIKKIINRKKRSKNFNLDIKHERVTAENIQNLFKKYNVPIVFDLLSIDIDYNDYWVWKSIVDYSPRVVIIEYNSSILPTESKVVPYDPEAIWDGTNYFGASLLALKNLGSKKGYTLVGCDSNGVNAFFCKSDLLKNFYIKDIDELYHPPQYGEIINGIHIGHPISDKKMIEI